The sequence CTGCCGCTTGGCGAATTTGCGGGTTCCCCGTTTGATCGCCTCCACCGCCTCTTCGAGGCTGATCTCCCCGTCCAAATACATCATGATCTCCTTGTACCCCAGTGCCTGCATCGACGTCAAATCCCGGTGGTACCCCTTGCTTTGCAGGGCCTTCACCTCTTCCACCAGTCCCTCCGCCATCATCTGATCCACCCGCCGGTTGATCCGCTCGTACAAAAGCCCGCGCGGCATGGTGAGTCCGATCCACAACATATCGTAGCGGGGAGACGATTTTCGCTGCAGTCTGGAAAAGGGAATCCCCGTGCCCTCGTACACCTCCAGGGCGCGGATGATGCGCCGGCGATCGTTGGGATGAAGGCGCGCGGCCGTGTCGGGATCCACTTTTTTTAACTTCTCCCACAGCTTCTCATTTCCCTCTTTATCGGCAAACCGGTGCAGTTCCTCCCTCAGCCGGGGATTGCCTTCCACGCCCGGAAGGAGATATCCGTGGGTCACCGCTTGAATGTAGAGGCCGGTTCCTCCCACGAGGATCGGCAAGCGACCTCTGCGCTGGATATCCTCGATCGCCTCCCGGGCCAAGCGTTGATACTCCTCGACCGAAAAGGGATGGTCCGGATCGACGATATCGATCAGGTGGTGGGGAATCCTTTCCCGTTCCTCCGGCGACACCTTGGCCGTCCCGATATCCATGTGGCGGTATACCTGCATCGAGTCCCCGGAGACGATCTCGCCCCGGAAGGAGGCGGCCAGGGAGAGGCTGAGCGCCGTTTTTCCGACGGCGGTGGGTCCGACAATCACCAGAAGCGGCCCCCTCATCCATCCTTTCCCTCCACTCGGATCACGCCAAACGCATATGTGGAGGCTTCTCTCGCCACTTTAAATCCCAAGCGGGCGAACTCGCCGCTGCCCCGCCGCTCTTTGAGGAGCACGGCACGGCGGGCCACCCGGACCGCTTCCTTCACCGACGCCGGATCGAGGGGCTCCGGATTGGCCAAGGGCCGCAGGGCCTGCATCGCCGAAGACTCCCGGACGGTCTCGCCGAACATCGGATCAAACATCACGATGTCAAAGGAGTTGTCGGGCAGCCGCGGGAGATAATCGCGATAATCGGCGCAAACCACCTTCACCCTACGCATCGCCTCCGTCAGATCCGCCCGGTCCGTCGTGTAGGTGCGCAGTCCGTATTCCACCAATGCCGCAATCACCGGCTGGCTCTCCAGGGCGACCACCTTGCCCTCCGGACCGACCGCAAAGGAGGAGACGATGGCATCCGCTCCCAAGCCGAGGGTGCAATCCAGAACCTCGTCCCCCCGCCGCATGCCGCTGCTTGCCGCCAGCGGATCGTCCCCCCCGCTTCTCAGCCGCTTCACCCGGACGGCGGACATGCTCGGGTGAAAGAAAAACCGGCGGCCCTCCCGGTCTTCCCACCGGATCTCATCCCGGGTCACCACCACCGCCTGCGTGGACCCGGTTTCGGCAAACAGCTGTTTCAGCGTCTTGCGTTCCCGCGGTATGTAGGGAGCAGAGAGTCTCTCGGACAACTGCCGGGCAATTTCTTCCCTCTCGGGCTGCGGATGATAGGACGTAGTGACGAACACTTCACATCACCCGCTTAAACAGCTTTTCCAGTTCCCGCGTGGAAAAGTGGATCATCACCGGCCGCCCGTGGGGACAGGTGAAGGGATTGTCGCACCGGGCCAAATCGGTCAGCAACCGGGACATCTCCTCCCCGCTGAGGCGCCGGTTCGCCTTGATCGCCGCTTTGCAGGCAATCAGTTTGGCTCCGGCATCCCGGATCCGCTCCGGCCGGACCGCCCCTTCCCTCTTTAACCAGTCGATCAGCTCCCGCAGAATCTCCTCCTCCTGACCCGGCGGAACCCAGCGGGGATGGGAACGGATCAGGAACGTGTTTCCGCCGAAGGGCTCCAACTCCCAGCCCATTTCTCGAAAGAGGGAAAGCCGGGCCGACACCCTTTCCGCATCCCCCGGCGAACACTCCATCGGAATGGGCATGAGCAGGGGTTGTCCCGTCGGTTCCTCCCGGCGCATCTCC comes from Planifilum fulgidum and encodes:
- a CDS encoding class I SAM-dependent methyltransferase yields the protein MFVTTSYHPQPEREEIARQLSERLSAPYIPRERKTLKQLFAETGSTQAVVVTRDEIRWEDREGRRFFFHPSMSAVRVKRLRSGGDDPLAASSGMRRGDEVLDCTLGLGADAIVSSFAVGPEGKVVALESQPVIAALVEYGLRTYTTDRADLTEAMRRVKVVCADYRDYLPRLPDNSFDIVMFDPMFGETVRESSAMQALRPLANPEPLDPASVKEAVRVARRAVLLKERRGSGEFARLGFKVAREASTYAFGVIRVEGKDG
- the miaA gene encoding tRNA (adenosine(37)-N6)-dimethylallyltransferase MiaA — encoded protein: MRGPLLVIVGPTAVGKTALSLSLAASFRGEIVSGDSMQVYRHMDIGTAKVSPEERERIPHHLIDIVDPDHPFSVEEYQRLAREAIEDIQRRGRLPILVGGTGLYIQAVTHGYLLPGVEGNPRLREELHRFADKEGNEKLWEKLKKVDPDTAARLHPNDRRRIIRALEVYEGTGIPFSRLQRKSSPRYDMLWIGLTMPRGLLYERINRRVDQMMAEGLVEEVKALQSKGYHRDLTSMQALGYKEIMMYLDGEISLEEAVEAIKRGTRKFAKRQLSWFRRIPEIHWFDVNKPESAEEIWELAAGKFPAYKE